The following proteins are encoded in a genomic region of Ostrea edulis chromosome 7, xbOstEdul1.1, whole genome shotgun sequence:
- the LOC130048360 gene encoding IQ motif and SEC7 domain-containing protein 2-like isoform X4, with translation MAFMFWSHTRYMEKIKRVTSSHSGEEFLRNKNRSRSVGGSPLESPRSSRLLTQTSLHSNRCQRQRSFRRNEDEIKRSRSQSVAYELSQDLQDKQVEMLERKYGGSIRSRRAAKIIQRAFRQYTMNKNFEKLRIAVGERRFSKRLSELGRSNTVSADAYFLGGSPILQGNGELQRHSDILGKRVDSDKLRFGENRLRQQMSLDQNVRFDSQLPFRRSSDKRKLERHKEVDLTDIPKDLKSVSNETNNNRNSCPEMNESSASDSPQPTPVDSTIDPHSLDCETLLENKDTGIVLAESFHSDQSHADGSLYLGGYNHKKMSASSLYSNASTDTLENNKSESYDSYKSNFSDSGSYGSQGDLQIRIDNIQPETVRTPEQKQMADQAHKYYMQQEIKLRKNDSSGSLSGKKPPQVPVRVPEASPIWKRKGINTNGAPPPPASVNKLQEPKRMSNISEISEADSLLEVQCSSSPSSETISLGSETSLGYQRKVRLSGTPEHGGHGVVHKSDKSRKRTYRIGLNMFNKKPEKGIVFLCDHGFIGETPSEVAHFLITRKGLSKQMIGEYLGNLQKPFNQQVLEYFAQEIDLSGLQVDMALRKFQSYFRMPGEAQKIERLMEAFADRYCACNPDQIKNFRNLDTIFLLAFAIIMLNTDSHNSSIKAERKMKVDDFIRNLRDIDDGQDVDRDMLIGIYNRIQVQEFRAGVDHVTQVMKVEQTVVGKKPQLALPHRRLVCYCRLYEVHDPNKKEKIGLHQREVFLFNDLLLITKIFSKKKSGITYSYKQSFSLSGMQVYLFETSHYQYGVRLVGGVNNKVLITLNARNDHDRQKFVDDLREAILETNGMETIRIEEELQKHSANHNTLDRHYANDDSRVLMYELMKPSDPSINRLSAPDCPALQKLPLSNSLTDLCQGQGMRRGSSGGSLDSGVASGGSGGVVVYGDMTSQNSQTSLHSRGSPATPKTSQISLQSLGSPTIQSGVKGRRKQAVSLRKGLPVGTDV, from the exons TGTAACTAGCTCACATAGTGGAGAGGAATTTCTGCGGAACAAGAATCGGTCTCGCTCCGTGGGGGGATCACCACTCGAGTCACCGCGAAGCAGCAGACTTCTCACACAGACCAGTCTCCACAGCAACCGCTGTCAGCGACAAAGGTCCTTTCGAAGAAATGAAGACGAAATAAAACGTTCTCGGTCACAGTCTGTGGCCTACGAACTGTCACAAGACTTACAGGACAAGCAGGTTGAAATGTTAGAAAGAAAGTATGGTGGATCTATACGATCGCGGCGTGCCGCAAAAATTATCCAGAGGGCATTCCGCCAGTATACCATGAACAAAAACTTTGAGAAATTACGAATAGCAGTTGGTGAACGTAGATTTTCAAAACGTTTATCAGAATTGGGTAGAAGCAACACAGTAAGTGCTGATGCATATTTCTTGGGTGGATCACCAATTTTACAAGGTAATGGTGAATTACAAAGACACTCGGACATTCTAGGCAAGCGAGTGGACAGTGATAAACTTCGATTCGGTGAAAACCGACTGCGACAACAAATGTCCTTGGACCAAAATGTTAGATTTGATTCACAACTACCATTCAGAAGATCCTCTGATAAAAGAAAGTTGGAACGGCACAAGGAGGTGGACTTAACGGATATTCCAAAAGACTTAAAATCTGTCTCCAACGAAACTAATAATAACCGAAACTCTTGTCCTGAAATGAATGAAAGCAGTGCTAGTGATTCTCCTCAGCCGACGCCAGTGGACAGCACGATAGATCCACACAGTCTGGATTGTGAAACTCTATTGGAAAATAAAGATACTGGTATTGTGTTAGCAGAGAGTTTTCACAGTGATCAGAGTCATGCGGATGGATCGTTATACCTGGGTGGTTACAATCATAAGAAAATGTCCGCCTCATCGCTATATTCCAATGCAAGTACAGATACAttagaaaataataaaagtGAATCATATGATTCGTATAAATCCAATTTCTCAGACTCTGGCTCCTATGGTAGCCAGGGCGATCTACAAATCCGAATAGACAACATCCAGCCAGAAACGGTACGAACTCCTGAACAAAAACAAATGGCAGATCAAGCCCATAAGTATTACATGCAACAGGAAATCAAACTCCGTAAAAATGACAGTTCTGGTTCTTTATCTGGGAAAAAACCGCCTCAGGTACCAGTCAGAGTTCCCGAAGCCTCACCTATATGGAAACGTAAAGGCATTAACACAAACGGAGCTCCGCCACCACCAGCTAGTGTTAACAAACTACAGGAACCAAAACGTATGAGCAATATATCCGAAATCAGTGAAGCAGACTCTCTACTAGAGGTCCAGTGCTCAAGTTCTCCTAGCTCAGAAACTATTAGTTTAGGTAGTGAGACCAGTTTAGGATACCAGCGTAAAGTTCGCTTAAGTGGAACACCAGAACATGGTGGACATGGGGTGGTACATAAATCTGACAAGTCTCGGAAAAGGACTTACCGGATAGGGCTCAATATGTTTAATAA AAAACCAGAGAAGGGGATTGTGTTCCTGTGTGATCATGGCTTTATTGGGGAGACCCCGTCAGAAGTGGCCCATTTTCTGATCACCAGGAAGGGACTCAGTAAGCAGATGATTGGGGAGTACCTAGGGAACCTCCAGAAGCCATTCAACCAACAAGTGTTAGA ATACTTTGCTCAAGAAATTGACTTGTCCGGTCTCCAGGTGGACATGGCCCTCAGGAAATTCCAGTCCTACTTCAGAATGCCC GGTGAAGCACAGAAGATCGAGCGTTTAATGGAG GCGTTTGCTGACCGTTACTGTGCATGTAACCCTGACCAAATCAAGAATTTCCGAAATCTGGACACAATCTTCCTCTTAGCATTCGCCATCATAATGTTAAACACAGACTCTCATAACTCCAGCATTAAGGCCGAACGCAAAATGAAAGTAGATGATTTCATCAGGAATCTGCGAG ACATAGATGATGGTCAAGATGTGGACCGAGACATGTTGATTGGGATCTACAACCGAATCCAGGTCCAGGAGTTCCGCGCGGGGGTCGACCATGTCACTCAGGTCATGAAGGTCGAGCAGACGGTGGTAGGCAAGAAACCA CAACTAGCTCTTCCCCACCGTCGCCTGGTGTGTTACTGTCGTTTGTATGAAGTCCACGATCCGAACAAAAAAGAGAAAATTGGTCTCCATCAGCGAGAAGTCTTCCTGTtcaatgacctacttttg ATTACGAAAATATTCAGTAAGAAGAAGTCGGGCATTACCTACTCTTACAAACAGTCCTTCTCACTCAGCGGCATGCAGGTCTATCTGTTTGAAACCTCAC ATTATCAGTACGGCGTGCGGCTGGTGGGAGGTGTGAACAATAAAGTACTAATCACGCTGAATGCTAGAAATGACCACGATCGACAAAAATTTGTGGATGATCTAAGGGAGGCAATTTTGGAG ACCAATGGAATGGAAACGATACGTATAGAAGAAGAGCTGCAGAAACACAGTGCCAATCACAACACGCTCGACAGACATTATGCAAATGACGACTCGCGTGTATTAATGTACGAGCTCATGAAGCCATCAGATCCATCTATAAATAGGCTGTCAGCCCCCGACTGCCCCGCCTTACAGAAACTTCCTCTGTCCAATTCTCTTACTGATCTATGTCAAG GTCAAGGGATGAGGAGAGGTAGCAGTGGTGGATCTTTGGACAGTGGAGTG GCGTCTGGAGGATCCGGGGGAGTGGTGGTATATGGGGACATGACATCACAGAACAGTCAGACCAGTCTACATTCCCGGGGGTCACCAGCCACCCCCAAAACCAGCCAAATTAGTCTACAGTCTCTGGGATCACCCACGATACAGTCAGGGGTCAAAGGTCGAAGGAAACAGGCAGTGTCACTCAGGAAGGGGTTGCCAGTGGGTACAGATGTCTGA
- the LOC130048360 gene encoding IQ motif and SEC7 domain-containing protein 2-like isoform X13: MLERKYGGSIRSRRAAKIIQRAFRQYTMNKNFEKLRIAVGERRFSKRLSELGRSNTVSADAYFLGGSPILQGNGELQRHSDILGKRVDSDKLRFGENRLRQQMSLDQNVRFDSQLPFRRSSDKRKLERHKEVDLTDIPKDLKSVSNETNNNRNSCPEMNESSASDSPQPTPVDSTIDPHSLDCETLLENKDTGIVLAESFHSDQSHADGSLYLGGYNHKKMSASSLYSNASTDTLENNKSESYDSYKSNFSDSGSYGSQGDLQIRIDNIQPETVRTPEQKQMADQAHKYYMQQEIKLRKNDSSGSLSGKKPPQVPVRVPEASPIWKRKGINTNGAPPPPASVNKLQEPKRMSNISEISEADSLLEVQCSSSPSSETISLGSETSLGYQRKVRLSGTPEHGGHGVVHKSDKSRKRTYRIGLNMFNKKPEKGIVFLCDHGFIGETPSEVAHFLITRKGLSKQMIGEYLGNLQKPFNQQVLEYFAQEIDLSGLQVDMALRKFQSYFRMPGEAQKIERLMEAFADRYCACNPDQIKNFRNLDTIFLLAFAIIMLNTDSHNSSIKAERKMKVDDFIRNLRDIDDGQDVDRDMLIGIYNRIQVQEFRAGVDHVTQVMKVEQTVVGKKPQLALPHRRLVCYCRLYEVHDPNKKEKIGLHQREVFLFNDLLLITKIFSKKKSGITYSYKQSFSLSGMQVYLFETSHYQYGVRLVGGVNNKVLITLNARNDHDRQKFVDDLREAILETNGMETIRIEEELQKHSANHNTLDRHYANDDSRVLMYELMKPSDPSINRLSAPDCPALQKLPLSNSLTDLCQGQGMRRGSSGGSLDSGVASGGSGGVVVYGDMTSQNSQTSLHSRGSPATPKTSQISLQSLGSPTIQSGVKGRRKQAVSLRKGLPVGTDV; encoded by the exons ATGTTAGAAAGAAAGTATGGTGGATCTATACGATCGCGGCGTGCCGCAAAAATTATCCAGAGGGCATTCCGCCAGTATACCATGAACAAAAACTTTGAGAAATTACGAATAGCAGTTGGTGAACGTAGATTTTCAAAACGTTTATCAGAATTGGGTAGAAGCAACACAGTAAGTGCTGATGCATATTTCTTGGGTGGATCACCAATTTTACAAGGTAATGGTGAATTACAAAGACACTCGGACATTCTAGGCAAGCGAGTGGACAGTGATAAACTTCGATTCGGTGAAAACCGACTGCGACAACAAATGTCCTTGGACCAAAATGTTAGATTTGATTCACAACTACCATTCAGAAGATCCTCTGATAAAAGAAAGTTGGAACGGCACAAGGAGGTGGACTTAACGGATATTCCAAAAGACTTAAAATCTGTCTCCAACGAAACTAATAATAACCGAAACTCTTGTCCTGAAATGAATGAAAGCAGTGCTAGTGATTCTCCTCAGCCGACGCCAGTGGACAGCACGATAGATCCACACAGTCTGGATTGTGAAACTCTATTGGAAAATAAAGATACTGGTATTGTGTTAGCAGAGAGTTTTCACAGTGATCAGAGTCATGCGGATGGATCGTTATACCTGGGTGGTTACAATCATAAGAAAATGTCCGCCTCATCGCTATATTCCAATGCAAGTACAGATACAttagaaaataataaaagtGAATCATATGATTCGTATAAATCCAATTTCTCAGACTCTGGCTCCTATGGTAGCCAGGGCGATCTACAAATCCGAATAGACAACATCCAGCCAGAAACGGTACGAACTCCTGAACAAAAACAAATGGCAGATCAAGCCCATAAGTATTACATGCAACAGGAAATCAAACTCCGTAAAAATGACAGTTCTGGTTCTTTATCTGGGAAAAAACCGCCTCAGGTACCAGTCAGAGTTCCCGAAGCCTCACCTATATGGAAACGTAAAGGCATTAACACAAACGGAGCTCCGCCACCACCAGCTAGTGTTAACAAACTACAGGAACCAAAACGTATGAGCAATATATCCGAAATCAGTGAAGCAGACTCTCTACTAGAGGTCCAGTGCTCAAGTTCTCCTAGCTCAGAAACTATTAGTTTAGGTAGTGAGACCAGTTTAGGATACCAGCGTAAAGTTCGCTTAAGTGGAACACCAGAACATGGTGGACATGGGGTGGTACATAAATCTGACAAGTCTCGGAAAAGGACTTACCGGATAGGGCTCAATATGTTTAATAA AAAACCAGAGAAGGGGATTGTGTTCCTGTGTGATCATGGCTTTATTGGGGAGACCCCGTCAGAAGTGGCCCATTTTCTGATCACCAGGAAGGGACTCAGTAAGCAGATGATTGGGGAGTACCTAGGGAACCTCCAGAAGCCATTCAACCAACAAGTGTTAGA ATACTTTGCTCAAGAAATTGACTTGTCCGGTCTCCAGGTGGACATGGCCCTCAGGAAATTCCAGTCCTACTTCAGAATGCCC GGTGAAGCACAGAAGATCGAGCGTTTAATGGAG GCGTTTGCTGACCGTTACTGTGCATGTAACCCTGACCAAATCAAGAATTTCCGAAATCTGGACACAATCTTCCTCTTAGCATTCGCCATCATAATGTTAAACACAGACTCTCATAACTCCAGCATTAAGGCCGAACGCAAAATGAAAGTAGATGATTTCATCAGGAATCTGCGAG ACATAGATGATGGTCAAGATGTGGACCGAGACATGTTGATTGGGATCTACAACCGAATCCAGGTCCAGGAGTTCCGCGCGGGGGTCGACCATGTCACTCAGGTCATGAAGGTCGAGCAGACGGTGGTAGGCAAGAAACCA CAACTAGCTCTTCCCCACCGTCGCCTGGTGTGTTACTGTCGTTTGTATGAAGTCCACGATCCGAACAAAAAAGAGAAAATTGGTCTCCATCAGCGAGAAGTCTTCCTGTtcaatgacctacttttg ATTACGAAAATATTCAGTAAGAAGAAGTCGGGCATTACCTACTCTTACAAACAGTCCTTCTCACTCAGCGGCATGCAGGTCTATCTGTTTGAAACCTCAC ATTATCAGTACGGCGTGCGGCTGGTGGGAGGTGTGAACAATAAAGTACTAATCACGCTGAATGCTAGAAATGACCACGATCGACAAAAATTTGTGGATGATCTAAGGGAGGCAATTTTGGAG ACCAATGGAATGGAAACGATACGTATAGAAGAAGAGCTGCAGAAACACAGTGCCAATCACAACACGCTCGACAGACATTATGCAAATGACGACTCGCGTGTATTAATGTACGAGCTCATGAAGCCATCAGATCCATCTATAAATAGGCTGTCAGCCCCCGACTGCCCCGCCTTACAGAAACTTCCTCTGTCCAATTCTCTTACTGATCTATGTCAAG GTCAAGGGATGAGGAGAGGTAGCAGTGGTGGATCTTTGGACAGTGGAGTG GCGTCTGGAGGATCCGGGGGAGTGGTGGTATATGGGGACATGACATCACAGAACAGTCAGACCAGTCTACATTCCCGGGGGTCACCAGCCACCCCCAAAACCAGCCAAATTAGTCTACAGTCTCTGGGATCACCCACGATACAGTCAGGGGTCAAAGGTCGAAGGAAACAGGCAGTGTCACTCAGGAAGGGGTTGCCAGTGGGTACAGATGTCTGA
- the LOC130048360 gene encoding IQ motif and SEC7 domain-containing protein 2-like isoform X7, translating to MASNMLCVTSSHSGEEFLRNKNRSRSVGGSPLESPRSSRLLTQTSLHSNRCQRQRSFRRNEDEIKRSRSQSVAYELSQDLQDKQVEMLERKYGGSIRSRRAAKIIQRAFRQYTMNKNFEKLRIAVGERRFSKRLSELGRSNTVSADAYFLGGSPILQGNGELQRHSDILGKRVDSDKLRFGENRLRQQMSLDQNVRFDSQLPFRRSSDKRKLERHKEVDLTDIPKDLKSVSNETNNNRNSCPEMNESSASDSPQPTPVDSTIDPHSLDCETLLENKDTGIVLAESFHSDQSHADGSLYLGGYNHKKMSASSLYSNASTDTLENNKSESYDSYKSNFSDSGSYGSQGDLQIRIDNIQPETVRTPEQKQMADQAHKYYMQQEIKLRKNDSSGSLSGKKPPQVPVRVPEASPIWKRKGINTNGAPPPPASVNKLQEPKRMSNISEISEADSLLEVQCSSSPSSETISLGSETSLGYQRKVRLSGTPEHGGHGVVHKSDKSRKRTYRIGLNMFNKKPEKGIVFLCDHGFIGETPSEVAHFLITRKGLSKQMIGEYLGNLQKPFNQQVLEYFAQEIDLSGLQVDMALRKFQSYFRMPGEAQKIERLMEAFADRYCACNPDQIKNFRNLDTIFLLAFAIIMLNTDSHNSSIKAERKMKVDDFIRNLRDIDDGQDVDRDMLIGIYNRIQVQEFRAGVDHVTQVMKVEQTVVGKKPQLALPHRRLVCYCRLYEVHDPNKKEKIGLHQREVFLFNDLLLITKIFSKKKSGITYSYKQSFSLSGMQVYLFETSHYQYGVRLVGGVNNKVLITLNARNDHDRQKFVDDLREAILETNGMETIRIEEELQKHSANHNTLDRHYANDDSRVLMYELMKPSDPSINRLSAPDCPALQKLPLSNSLTDLCQGQGMRRGSSGGSLDSGVASGGSGGVVVYGDMTSQNSQTSLHSRGSPATPKTSQISLQSLGSPTIQSGVKGRRKQAVSLRKGLPVGTDV from the exons atgGCTTCCAATATGTTATG TGTAACTAGCTCACATAGTGGAGAGGAATTTCTGCGGAACAAGAATCGGTCTCGCTCCGTGGGGGGATCACCACTCGAGTCACCGCGAAGCAGCAGACTTCTCACACAGACCAGTCTCCACAGCAACCGCTGTCAGCGACAAAGGTCCTTTCGAAGAAATGAAGACGAAATAAAACGTTCTCGGTCACAGTCTGTGGCCTACGAACTGTCACAAGACTTACAGGACAAGCAGGTTGAAATGTTAGAAAGAAAGTATGGTGGATCTATACGATCGCGGCGTGCCGCAAAAATTATCCAGAGGGCATTCCGCCAGTATACCATGAACAAAAACTTTGAGAAATTACGAATAGCAGTTGGTGAACGTAGATTTTCAAAACGTTTATCAGAATTGGGTAGAAGCAACACAGTAAGTGCTGATGCATATTTCTTGGGTGGATCACCAATTTTACAAGGTAATGGTGAATTACAAAGACACTCGGACATTCTAGGCAAGCGAGTGGACAGTGATAAACTTCGATTCGGTGAAAACCGACTGCGACAACAAATGTCCTTGGACCAAAATGTTAGATTTGATTCACAACTACCATTCAGAAGATCCTCTGATAAAAGAAAGTTGGAACGGCACAAGGAGGTGGACTTAACGGATATTCCAAAAGACTTAAAATCTGTCTCCAACGAAACTAATAATAACCGAAACTCTTGTCCTGAAATGAATGAAAGCAGTGCTAGTGATTCTCCTCAGCCGACGCCAGTGGACAGCACGATAGATCCACACAGTCTGGATTGTGAAACTCTATTGGAAAATAAAGATACTGGTATTGTGTTAGCAGAGAGTTTTCACAGTGATCAGAGTCATGCGGATGGATCGTTATACCTGGGTGGTTACAATCATAAGAAAATGTCCGCCTCATCGCTATATTCCAATGCAAGTACAGATACAttagaaaataataaaagtGAATCATATGATTCGTATAAATCCAATTTCTCAGACTCTGGCTCCTATGGTAGCCAGGGCGATCTACAAATCCGAATAGACAACATCCAGCCAGAAACGGTACGAACTCCTGAACAAAAACAAATGGCAGATCAAGCCCATAAGTATTACATGCAACAGGAAATCAAACTCCGTAAAAATGACAGTTCTGGTTCTTTATCTGGGAAAAAACCGCCTCAGGTACCAGTCAGAGTTCCCGAAGCCTCACCTATATGGAAACGTAAAGGCATTAACACAAACGGAGCTCCGCCACCACCAGCTAGTGTTAACAAACTACAGGAACCAAAACGTATGAGCAATATATCCGAAATCAGTGAAGCAGACTCTCTACTAGAGGTCCAGTGCTCAAGTTCTCCTAGCTCAGAAACTATTAGTTTAGGTAGTGAGACCAGTTTAGGATACCAGCGTAAAGTTCGCTTAAGTGGAACACCAGAACATGGTGGACATGGGGTGGTACATAAATCTGACAAGTCTCGGAAAAGGACTTACCGGATAGGGCTCAATATGTTTAATAA AAAACCAGAGAAGGGGATTGTGTTCCTGTGTGATCATGGCTTTATTGGGGAGACCCCGTCAGAAGTGGCCCATTTTCTGATCACCAGGAAGGGACTCAGTAAGCAGATGATTGGGGAGTACCTAGGGAACCTCCAGAAGCCATTCAACCAACAAGTGTTAGA ATACTTTGCTCAAGAAATTGACTTGTCCGGTCTCCAGGTGGACATGGCCCTCAGGAAATTCCAGTCCTACTTCAGAATGCCC GGTGAAGCACAGAAGATCGAGCGTTTAATGGAG GCGTTTGCTGACCGTTACTGTGCATGTAACCCTGACCAAATCAAGAATTTCCGAAATCTGGACACAATCTTCCTCTTAGCATTCGCCATCATAATGTTAAACACAGACTCTCATAACTCCAGCATTAAGGCCGAACGCAAAATGAAAGTAGATGATTTCATCAGGAATCTGCGAG ACATAGATGATGGTCAAGATGTGGACCGAGACATGTTGATTGGGATCTACAACCGAATCCAGGTCCAGGAGTTCCGCGCGGGGGTCGACCATGTCACTCAGGTCATGAAGGTCGAGCAGACGGTGGTAGGCAAGAAACCA CAACTAGCTCTTCCCCACCGTCGCCTGGTGTGTTACTGTCGTTTGTATGAAGTCCACGATCCGAACAAAAAAGAGAAAATTGGTCTCCATCAGCGAGAAGTCTTCCTGTtcaatgacctacttttg ATTACGAAAATATTCAGTAAGAAGAAGTCGGGCATTACCTACTCTTACAAACAGTCCTTCTCACTCAGCGGCATGCAGGTCTATCTGTTTGAAACCTCAC ATTATCAGTACGGCGTGCGGCTGGTGGGAGGTGTGAACAATAAAGTACTAATCACGCTGAATGCTAGAAATGACCACGATCGACAAAAATTTGTGGATGATCTAAGGGAGGCAATTTTGGAG ACCAATGGAATGGAAACGATACGTATAGAAGAAGAGCTGCAGAAACACAGTGCCAATCACAACACGCTCGACAGACATTATGCAAATGACGACTCGCGTGTATTAATGTACGAGCTCATGAAGCCATCAGATCCATCTATAAATAGGCTGTCAGCCCCCGACTGCCCCGCCTTACAGAAACTTCCTCTGTCCAATTCTCTTACTGATCTATGTCAAG GTCAAGGGATGAGGAGAGGTAGCAGTGGTGGATCTTTGGACAGTGGAGTG GCGTCTGGAGGATCCGGGGGAGTGGTGGTATATGGGGACATGACATCACAGAACAGTCAGACCAGTCTACATTCCCGGGGGTCACCAGCCACCCCCAAAACCAGCCAAATTAGTCTACAGTCTCTGGGATCACCCACGATACAGTCAGGGGTCAAAGGTCGAAGGAAACAGGCAGTGTCACTCAGGAAGGGGTTGCCAGTGGGTACAGATGTCTGA